AACTCGCACAACATCGTGGACATCATCGCGGCGAGCGACTACTACTCGAAGACTTTCCTGCATGTGATAGACGCCTACCGCACGCTGCGCGAGACATATCACGACCGGATCGAGTTACGGCTGACGCACATCGACATCCCCGGTTCGACCCTGCTCACCACGGACCGCGGGTTCTTCGAGCCCTACATCACGTCCAATCCGGAACGCAGGACCCGCCGCAAGCTCAATGTCCTCGAAGTGGAGTTCCACCAGGACAGCAGGTACTACGCGGACAGCCGGGCGGAATTCGACATCCAGTGGGAACTCGCCAGCACGCTTGACCAGTTCGAGGCGAGCGAGGACCAGCACAAGACGGCGCTACGGGACGCGGTGCGCGCCCAGTCGGACGACCGGTTCAAGGGAGATGGAGAGCCCCGTCCCTGATGCTGCGGAGCACGCCCGCCGAGCCGATGAACAGCGGGTCGGGCAGCGCGTCCAGGTGCCAGAACTCCCAGCGCAGGCACCGCTCGGGCTCAAGTACCCGGGGTTCGCCGGTGAAGTCGAGGATCTCCACGCCGACCTGCATGTGGTGATTGGCCGCCGGGTCGGGGTCGGTGACGCAGGCGACGCGCGTGCCGAGCGCGCGCAGGCCCGTCTCCTCCGCCAGCTCACGGCAGGCTGCGCCGGCCAGCGACTCGCCCACTTCGAGATGCCCGCCGGGCAGTCCCCAGGTTCCGTCGCCGAAGGTGTTGGCCCGCAGGCCGAGCAGCACGCGGTCGCCCGCGCGGACGATCGCCTGGACCCCTACACGTACCTGTGCCGTCATCGCGGACTCCTCACGTGTCCGGCTCTCACATGTCCGGGCTCTCGTCCGGGTAAGTGCCGGTGAAATTCTCGACGTTCCTGGCTCCCTCGACCGGGGCGGGCAGTTCGGCGAAGCTCTCCGAAAGCCGGTCGAAGAAGTTGCCGATGCGCCGCTCCCCGCCCTCGTCGACGACGACGACCTCGCAGTCCGGGTCGATGAAGAAGTAGCTGCCCGTGCGGGTGCGATTGCGGTATACCCGCAGGGTGACGCCGCGCTCGCGGGCGGCGTCCGCGCACCGGTGGACCACGTCCTCGAACTCCTCGTCGCCGATGGAGAGCCAGCCCCGGTTGTCCGCACCATAGTTGGTTTCGGACATTTGGTACACCTTCCACACGTCGGGCAGGCAGTTGTCGTCGATCAGGCTCAGGACCTTGGGCGCCCCTTTGACGTTGAGCCTGGTCACGACCGTGCCGAGCTTCACCTTGACGTGCCCGTGGTTCCGGCGCACCTCGCCGAGCAGGGCGAGCATCCGCTCCCGGTGCGGCGCCACGCCGGTGCGCAGCGCCCGGTGCTCGTCCGCGTCGGCGGACTCCAGGGGCAGCGCGATCCAGGACAGGTGGGGCAGCACGCGCTCCATCGTCCGCAGCGGCGCGAGGCCGTTGGTACTCAGAACGATCTTCGGGGAGCCGCCACCCTCGCCGGGTTCACGCAGCACGGCAGCGAGCTCGTCCAGATAGGGGAGCAGGGTCGGCTCACCCCCGGAGATGACGACCCCACGCACACCCGCGTCCTTCAGCGCCGCCGCGACCTTGAGCGCGTCACCCCGGGACATGGTGGGGACTTCATGCCTCGGACCGAAACAAAAGGGACAGTCGAGGTTGCATCGCCCAATAGGTCGCATGTCGACGAAGGCGGGGATGAGCATGGGGGGACCTTAGCGACCCCTGAGGCCAAAGGCCGGGTGAATCCCCCAAGGAGTCACCCCCGAACACCTGCGCTCAGCACGCGCCCGTCCCGCATCCGCGGACGCGACCCGATTGAGCGGACGGGGCGATTCCGGCCAGATTCCCGGGGCGAAAGTGACGCCATCTGGCTTGTCTTGTCGTGGACCAAGTAGATGCCCCAGGCATCCAATGGAAGAGGTAAAAGGAGCCCCTCCGCTTGTGAGGTAAGTCCATGACGGAATCAGTCGCGTCCGAACCAGTCGCCTTCCCGCAGGACCGCACCTGCCCCTACCGCCCGCCGGAGTCGTACGAGCCGCTCCGCGAGGCCCGGCCGCTCGCCCGGGTCCGCCTCTTCGACGGGCGGTCCGTATGGGTCGTCACCGGCCAGGGAACCGCCCGTGACCTGCTCGTCGACCCACGCCTCTCCACCGACCGCGAGAACGAGGCGTTCCCCGCGCCGACCGAACGCTTCGCGAAGGTGCGCAACCGCAGCGTCGCCCTGCTCGGCGTCGACGACCCCGTGCACAACAGGCAGCGCCGCATGCTGATCCCCAGCTTCTCGGTCAAGCGGATCGCCGCGCTGCGCCCCCAGATCCAGGAGACGGTCGACCGACTCCTGGACGCCATGGAGGCCAAGGGGGCACCGGCCGAGCTGGTCGGCGCGTTCGCGCTGCCGGTTCCGTCCATGGTGATCTGCGCCCTCCTCGGCGTGCCCTACGCCGACCACGAGTTCTTCGAGGAGCAGTCGCGCCGCCTGCTGCGCGGCCCCCGCGCCGAGGACACCGAGCGGGCCAGGGACGAACTGGACGCGTACTTCCACGCGTTGATCGACCGCAAGACGCGCGAGCCCGGTGCCGGGCTGCTCGACGAGCTGATCCACCGGCAGCTCGCCGAGGGCGCGCTGGACCGCGAGGAACTGGTCAGCCTGGCGACGATCCTGCTGATCGCGGGCCACGAGACCACGGCGAACATGATCTCCCTGGGCACCTTCACCCTCCTCCAGCACCCCGAGCAGCTCGCAGAGCTGCGCTCCGAGCAGAGCCTGATGCCCGCCGCCGTGGAGGAGCTGCTGCGCTTCCTGTCCATCGCGGACGGCATGCTGCGGGTGGCGAAGGAGGACATCGACGTCGCCGGCAGCACCATTCGCGCGGACGACGGCGTCATCTTCTCCACCTCCCTCATCAACCGCGACGGCGCGGCCTACGAGACGCCGGAGGAACTGGACTTCCACCGTGCCGACCGCCACCACCTCGCCTTCGGGTTCGGCATCCACCAGTGCCTCGGCCAGAACCTCGCCCGCGCCGAGATCGACATCGCCCTGCGGACGCTCTTCGAGCGGATGCCGGACCTCCGCCTCGCGGTGCCCGCGCGCGAGATTCCGTTCAAGCCGGGCGACACCATCCAGGGGATGCTCGAACTCCCCGTCATTTGGTAGGAGTTGAGCGTGCGCGTAAAGGTAGACACGGAGCGGTGCGTGGGCGCGGGCATGTGCGCGCTCACCGCCCCGAGCGTCTTCACCCAGGACGACGACGGCTTCAGCGAGGTGCTCCCCGGGCGCGAGGACGGCGGCGGCGACCCGCTGGTGCGCGAGGCCGTACGGGCCTGCCCGGTGCAGGCCGTCACCCTCGACGAATGAGGACCGGCACGGGCGCCGCGGGCGGCCCGGCCGCCGTCAGTCCCGCAGCGTCACCGTGAAGCTCCGCCCGTACGCGTGGTGGGTGTCGACGTCGATCCGGGTCCCGCCGTGGGCCCGGCTCACCCGCACCCCCTCGTCGGCCCGCGCCGCCCGCAGTGGACGGCCGCGGAGCAGCACGCTGATCCTGTCGCGGTTCATCGTCGGGTCGGACACCGCCACGGTCGTCGGGCCGCGCCGCTCGCGGCGTACGAGGACCGAGGCCGGGCCGTCGATGTGGAGACCGGCGGCCTCGTGGCGGCCGGCCGTGAAGCTGTTCGCGGCGGTCAGGCCGAGCCCGGCATGGCCGACCGCCTGCAGCCGCACCGTGTTCGCGAGGACCTTCAGCGGCTGCCCGCCCCGGTACGACCTCAGCCCGGCCTCGCCCGCGTTCGGCACCAGGGCGTAGGCGAGGGAGACGGGCCGGGCGCCCGCCGCCCGGTCCACCGTCACGCCGAGGACCGTGCGCGTCACCGCGGTGTCCGGGTTCGCGGTGCGGACGACCCGGCGGCTCCGGGTGACCTTGTCCAGGGCTACCCGCACCTGCGGGGTGTCCAGGAAGACGTAGCCGACGGAGGTGCGCAGCGTGGCGTTGGCGTAGCGCAGCCACCGGAGGTCGGCCGTGCCCGCGCCGGTCCACGGGCGGCCGTCACGCAGCTCCCCCGTCACGGAGACCTGGTCGTCCGGCGCCGCGGTCCTGGCGTCGACCGTCGTCGTCACGGCGCGCCCCGCGCCGTCGCCCACCCCCGCGGCGAGCACCACGATCTCGTCGTCGAGCAGGAACCACGACTTCGTCGCCGTGGCGTTCCGATAAACCACGAAGTCGTCCGGCAGCAACGCACGGTCGCGGAAGGCGACATCGCTGGACTGCACCATCCCGGCCGCGCCGTACGCCCCGAGGACGGCGCCACCCGAGTACGGGTTCGTGCCGCGCGGGAAGTAGACGTACTTGTTCTGCGACTCGGACGAGGAGGTGAAGTTCAGGGGGTGGCCGGGGTTGTCGTAGTACGGCTTTCCGTACAGCTCGGGGATCGTCCCGCGACGCTCGACCGGCGCGGTGACCCCGGCCAGGCCGTACGGCGAGACCGTGGTGAAGTAGTCGACCCCGTACGCCTGCGTCTGGTCCTGGCCGGAGAGATAGAGGTAGTAAGCGCCGTCGCCCTGGAACCACGGCATGAGGTTCTCGCCGCTCATGTACTCGTACTTGCTGATCCGGTCGGAGCTGCGCGCGAGCGCGAAGGCGTAGCCCGGTCTGCGGTGGACGGTCTTGTCCATGGCGTTGAAGGCGACGCTGCGCGACGCGGGATTCAGGTCGGCGGGCGGCACCGACGCGTCGCCGATGATGTCGGCGTAGCGCACGATGCTGACCGGCGAGACGAAGCCGGTCGGGTTGAGGGCGGCGCGCGAGGTCGACCGGATGTGCTTCACATAGCTCTTCAGGGCGGTGGCCTCGGCGCCCGTGGACAGGGAGGAGAGGTCGACGACGGCCTCCACGACGACCGCGACATCCGTGTACCCGCCGTCCGGTCGCGACACCGCGCGCCCCTTGACGATCTCCATCATCCAGCCCTCGAAGATGAGCGGCGCGAAGCCGTCGCGCACCCATCCCCGGACGGTCGGCACCAGCTCCTCGCCGTGCGCGAAGCCCGTGCCGTCGAGGATCTTGAGCGTCTGCACGACCCGGGTGAGCAGGCCCTTTCCGTACGAGCCCGTGTACGCGACGGAGGCGTGCTGGATGAAGGAGCCGTCGGCGTAGTAGCCGTCCGTCACGCCGTGGTTCAGGCGGTAGGGGTCGATGGTGACGAAGACCGTGAGCTGGTCGGTGAGGGCCTTGCGGATGCGGGCCTCTCCCCCGGCACCGAGGAGCGCGCCCTGGAGGATCCGGTTGGTGGTGATGTCGGCGAGGTTGGCTCCGGTGTGGAACCGCGAGTCCAGGTTCACGTCGCCGTCGGTGCCGTTGCGCAGATAGGCGTCCATCGAGGCGACGTACGTGGTGATGAGGGCGGGCCGGTAGGTCCGCACCTCGTCGACGAGCAGGGTGAGGGTCTTGCTGACGTGCTGGGAGATGCCGATCTCCCAGTTGAACCAGTTGCCGTAATACCCCTTGGACTGGTCGCCGTAGTGGCGCTCGTGCAGCCAGACCAGGCCGTCGATCACGCGGTGCTGCACGCCGGTGTTCCCGTGCAGGTCGGAGAGGGAGCCCGGGGTGCGGGTCGCGAGGGCGATCTCGTACAGCCGTTTGAAGGCCGTGTTGAGGTTGGCGTCGTCCGTGCCGAGCGTCAGTCCCGCGAAGAGCTCGCCCTCGCCCGCGTCGTCCATCGACTTCAGGTTCGTCCGCGCGGTCCTGTCGATCGCGGCGAGCTTGGCGGCCGTCTCGGGGCGCGCGTTGGACTCGGTGGTCCCCGCGAAGACCGCCACGGTGTTGTCCAGGAGGCGCGCGGTGTCCGCGGCGGCCGCCGCGGCGCTCGCCGGCAGCGTGGGGATCACCGCCAGGAGACCGGCGGCCGAGAGAGCGGACAACAGGCGTCTGCGGGTGATCTCCATGGCGTCCTCCGCCGGTGCGTTGGCGATGTGGCGTTCTGGTGCTCTGGTCCTTTGGCGTCCGGGTCTTCCGGCGTTCGGGGCGGGCGGAGTCAAGCAGATGCCCCGACCGTCGACAAGGGCCGGTGCCCGGCCGTCCATGTGCAGCTTGCCGGACCACCAGCGGCTAGGCTCGTCATGTGATGTCGGAACAGCACGCTTCAGGGCCGTACGCCGTCGTGGCTGTCGCGTCATCAGCCGGCGGCATCCAAGGCCTGGCAGCCCTCCTGGGCGGCCTCGGCCCTGAACTGACCGTGCCCGTGCTGGTGGTCCAGCACCTCGATCCACGCCACAGGACCCTCCTCGCCGAGGTGCTCTCGCGGCGCACGGAGCTGGCTGTGAAGCTGGCGGGGGACCAGGAGCACGTGGAGCCGGGGACGGTGTATCTCGCGCCGCCCGGCCTGCACCTTCTCGTCGGGCCCGACGGGGTTCTCGCCCTGTCGGGCAGCGACCCCGTGCACTTCGTGCGCCCCTCCGCCGACCTGCTCTTCGAGTCAGTGGCCGACTCGTACGGGTCGCGGGCCATCGCCTGCGTCCTGACCGGCACGGGCGTGGACGGCGCGATGGGCGTGGCCGCGGTCAAGCACCGGGGCGGCACCGTGATCGTCGAGGATCCGGAGACCGCGCAGTTCGCGGGGATGCCCCGGGCGGCGGTCGACACGGGAGCAGCGGACTTCGTACTCCGTCTTGAGAAAATCGCCGCGGCGGTTCGCGGACTTGTCGAGGACAAGAGGCAGTGATGAGTGAGTCGTCCGGCGCCGGTACCGATGAGGGCGCCGAGCCGCGGGCCGGACACCCCGAGCGCGCGCCCGGCCCAGCTGTCG
This Streptomyces sp. NBC_01283 DNA region includes the following protein-coding sequences:
- a CDS encoding NUDIX hydrolase, which gives rise to MTAQVRVGVQAIVRAGDRVLLGLRANTFGDGTWGLPGGHLEVGESLAGAACRELAEETGLRALGTRVACVTDPDPAANHHMQVGVEILDFTGEPRVLEPERCLRWEFWHLDALPDPLFIGSAGVLRSIRDGALHLP
- a CDS encoding radical SAM protein; translation: MLIPAFVDMRPIGRCNLDCPFCFGPRHEVPTMSRGDALKVAAALKDAGVRGVVISGGEPTLLPYLDELAAVLREPGEGGGSPKIVLSTNGLAPLRTMERVLPHLSWIALPLESADADEHRALRTGVAPHRERMLALLGEVRRNHGHVKVKLGTVVTRLNVKGAPKVLSLIDDNCLPDVWKVYQMSETNYGADNRGWLSIGDEEFEDVVHRCADAARERGVTLRVYRNRTRTGSYFFIDPDCEVVVVDEGGERRIGNFFDRLSESFAELPAPVEGARNVENFTGTYPDESPDM
- a CDS encoding cytochrome P450 — its product is MTESVASEPVAFPQDRTCPYRPPESYEPLREARPLARVRLFDGRSVWVVTGQGTARDLLVDPRLSTDRENEAFPAPTERFAKVRNRSVALLGVDDPVHNRQRRMLIPSFSVKRIAALRPQIQETVDRLLDAMEAKGAPAELVGAFALPVPSMVICALLGVPYADHEFFEEQSRRLLRGPRAEDTERARDELDAYFHALIDRKTREPGAGLLDELIHRQLAEGALDREELVSLATILLIAGHETTANMISLGTFTLLQHPEQLAELRSEQSLMPAAVEELLRFLSIADGMLRVAKEDIDVAGSTIRADDGVIFSTSLINRDGAAYETPEELDFHRADRHHLAFGFGIHQCLGQNLARAEIDIALRTLFERMPDLRLAVPAREIPFKPGDTIQGMLELPVIW
- a CDS encoding ferredoxin → MRVKVDTERCVGAGMCALTAPSVFTQDDDGFSEVLPGREDGGGDPLVREAVRACPVQAVTLDE
- a CDS encoding polysaccharide lyase family 8 super-sandwich domain-containing protein, giving the protein MEITRRRLLSALSAAGLLAVIPTLPASAAAAAADTARLLDNTVAVFAGTTESNARPETAAKLAAIDRTARTNLKSMDDAGEGELFAGLTLGTDDANLNTAFKRLYEIALATRTPGSLSDLHGNTGVQHRVIDGLVWLHERHYGDQSKGYYGNWFNWEIGISQHVSKTLTLLVDEVRTYRPALITTYVASMDAYLRNGTDGDVNLDSRFHTGANLADITTNRILQGALLGAGGEARIRKALTDQLTVFVTIDPYRLNHGVTDGYYADGSFIQHASVAYTGSYGKGLLTRVVQTLKILDGTGFAHGEELVPTVRGWVRDGFAPLIFEGWMMEIVKGRAVSRPDGGYTDVAVVVEAVVDLSSLSTGAEATALKSYVKHIRSTSRAALNPTGFVSPVSIVRYADIIGDASVPPADLNPASRSVAFNAMDKTVHRRPGYAFALARSSDRISKYEYMSGENLMPWFQGDGAYYLYLSGQDQTQAYGVDYFTTVSPYGLAGVTAPVERRGTIPELYGKPYYDNPGHPLNFTSSSESQNKYVYFPRGTNPYSGGAVLGAYGAAGMVQSSDVAFRDRALLPDDFVVYRNATATKSWFLLDDEIVVLAAGVGDGAGRAVTTTVDARTAAPDDQVSVTGELRDGRPWTGAGTADLRWLRYANATLRTSVGYVFLDTPQVRVALDKVTRSRRVVRTANPDTAVTRTVLGVTVDRAAGARPVSLAYALVPNAGEAGLRSYRGGQPLKVLANTVRLQAVGHAGLGLTAANSFTAGRHEAAGLHIDGPASVLVRRERRGPTTVAVSDPTMNRDRISVLLRGRPLRAARADEGVRVSRAHGGTRIDVDTHHAYGRSFTVTLRD
- a CDS encoding chemotaxis protein CheB, with protein sequence MSEQHASGPYAVVAVASSAGGIQGLAALLGGLGPELTVPVLVVQHLDPRHRTLLAEVLSRRTELAVKLAGDQEHVEPGTVYLAPPGLHLLVGPDGVLALSGSDPVHFVRPSADLLFESVADSYGSRAIACVLTGTGVDGAMGVAAVKHRGGTVIVEDPETAQFAGMPRAAVDTGAADFVLRLEKIAAAVRGLVEDKRQ